Proteins found in one Lycium ferocissimum isolate CSIRO_LF1 chromosome 6, AGI_CSIRO_Lferr_CH_V1, whole genome shotgun sequence genomic segment:
- the LOC132061615 gene encoding ankyrin repeat-containing protein NPR4-like encodes MFYSEDKEVKNELPEDKEVKKELPEDKDPWKERINTHLVVATLIITISFAAGFTIPGGYDDDEGPNKGMAILARKTAFKAFVVADTLALICSTFAVLLHFNATFKRGTMRHNDYFNAAIFIMIAMLAMMIAFMTGLYVVLPFKGLAIGVCVMCSVSLCILMIVFDVQGLIDVQRLFVYGKNQIYPVKRKKQSETDERKKQSEEGQKQSEKEEKKKQVRGGMKQVGQGVLSILNAIPRFWD; translated from the coding sequence ATGTTTTATTCGGAAGACAAAGAAGTAAAAAATGAACTCCCGGAAGACAAAGAAGTAAAAAAGGAACTCCCGGAAGACAAAGACCCCTGGAAAGAAAGAATAAACACACATTTGGTAGTAGCTACACTCATAATAACAATTTCTTTCGCTGCTGGCTTCACCATTCCTGGTGGATATGATGATGACGAGGGTCCAAATAAAGGCATGGCAATCTTAGCGAGGAAAACAGCCTTCAAAGCGTTCGTGGTAGCTGATACACTTGCCCTGATATGTTCTACGTTTGCAGTACTTCTACACTTCAATGCAACCTTTAAGCGAGGGACTATGAGGCATAATGATTACTTTAACGCTGCAATATTCATCATGATTGCTATGCTAGCAATGATGATAGCATTTATGACTGGCTTGTATGTTGTGCTACCTTTCAAAGGCCTAGCCATAGGTGTCTGTGTCATGTGCTCTGTGTCACTTTgcattttgatgattgtattcGACGTGCAAGGGCTCATCGACGTGCAACGGCTCTTTGTATATGGTAAAAATCAGATATATCcggtaaaaagaaagaaacaatcGGAGACCgacgaaagaaaaaaacaatccGAGGAAGGACAGAAACAATCggagaaagaggaaaaaaagaaacaagtaCGAGGAGGGATGAAACAAGTAGGACAAGGGGTACTATCTATACTGAATGCCATACCGCGGTTTTGGGATTAA
- the LOC132061616 gene encoding uncharacterized protein LOC132061616: MGENEQMKEKSPAAPWASLFAGNRVASNSMSLDYITPAVVDGNLVVQLEKDEQAQEEENGKVASPVLYYHEDGYYIAKFQSVADMQEIVYSGPYCLNNKPLILKQWTLQFDLSKEFLSEIPLWIKLPKLPMNCWSCDSLSHIGNAIGCPMFADECTTKQTRISYARMIIEVDVTKPLPDEIAIIDANVVIFHQRIEYEWKPEFCEKCQKVGHDCGKVIRTQQLNVPPKKKKKFTQVWQAHPTKPAVTAEKVPPRDQPAPQQLRVSTTVGKDTGMATLLQMGI, encoded by the exons ATGGGTGAGAATGAGCAGATGAAAGAGAAATCACCTGCTGCTCCATGGGCTAGTTTGTTTGCTGGTAATCGAGTAGCGTCAAATAGTATGTCTCTAGACTATATAACTCCGGCGGTGGTGGATGGAAACCTAGTTGTGCAGCTTGAGAAAGATGAACAAGCACAGGAGGAGGAAAATGGAAAA GTAGCTTCGCCTGTACTATACTATCACGAGGACGGATATTACATCGCAAAATTTCAGAGTGTGGCTGATATGCAGGAGATAGTGTATTCTGGCCCATATTGCCTGAATAATAAACCTCTTATTTTGAAACAATGGACTCTACAGTTTGATCTGAGTAAAGAGTTTCTGTCGGAGATACCATTATGGATCAAGCTACCTAAACTACCCATGAATTGCTGGAGTTGTGATTCTCTGAGCCACATTGGTAATGCTATTGGATGTCCTATGTTTGCTGATGAGTGTACGACTAAACAAACCCGCATATCATATGCTAGAATGATAATAGAGGTGGATGTGACTAAGCCGTTACCGGATGAAATAGCGATAATCGATGCTAATGTGGTTATATTTCATCAAAGAATCGAATATGAATGGAAACCAGAATTCTGTGAGAAGTGTCAAAAAGTGGGACATGATTGCGGGAAAGTCATAAGAACGCAACAGCTAAATGTCCctccaaagaagaagaaaaagttcaCTCAGGTTTGGCAGGCTCATCCTACCAAACCAGCAGTAACAGCAGAAAAGGTCCCTCCGCGAGACCAACCAGCACCTCAGCAATTGCGAGTGTCAACTACAGTGGGGAAAGATACTGGTATGGCAACATTACTGCAGATGGGGATATAG